One part of the Rhodococcus oxybenzonivorans genome encodes these proteins:
- a CDS encoding acyl-CoA dehydrogenase family protein, protein MFIDLTDEQRELQAELRRYFSGLVTPAEAEIMRTERHGPTYREVIRRMGKDGWLGVGWPVEFGGRGFGEIEQQIFVNEATRADIPLPAVTLQTVGPTLQKYGTDEQKRKFLPAILAGEVHFAIGYTEPEAGTDLAALRTTAVRVGDEYIVNGQKIFTTGGHDADYLWLAVRTGSADSRHRGISILIMDTKDPGYSWTPIITCDGAHHVNATYYSDVRVPVNMLVGEENQGWRLITTQLNHERVMLGPAGRVGGLYDRIRDWVVAHGLLAEPDVRRALGEIHATYRLNELLNWQVASSDAEAIDIADASATKVFATERIQRIGRLVEEIIGRYGDPSDPDTAHLMTWLDMQTKRNLVITFGGGVNEVMRELIATAGLKLPRVPR, encoded by the coding sequence GTGTTCATCGATCTGACCGACGAGCAACGAGAGTTGCAAGCGGAACTACGGCGTTACTTCTCGGGCCTCGTCACGCCTGCCGAGGCCGAGATCATGCGCACCGAACGGCACGGCCCCACCTACCGTGAGGTGATCCGGCGGATGGGCAAGGACGGCTGGCTCGGCGTGGGCTGGCCGGTGGAATTCGGCGGCCGGGGATTCGGCGAGATCGAACAGCAGATTTTCGTGAACGAGGCTACGCGCGCGGACATTCCACTTCCGGCGGTCACCTTGCAAACAGTGGGCCCGACCCTCCAGAAGTACGGAACGGACGAGCAGAAGCGCAAGTTCCTCCCGGCAATCCTCGCAGGCGAAGTGCATTTCGCGATCGGTTATACCGAACCCGAGGCCGGCACCGACCTCGCGGCTCTGCGGACCACGGCCGTCCGGGTGGGCGACGAATACATCGTGAACGGCCAGAAAATTTTCACCACGGGGGGTCACGACGCCGACTACCTGTGGCTCGCCGTCCGGACGGGTTCGGCGGATTCGCGTCACCGCGGGATCTCGATCCTGATCATGGATACGAAGGATCCGGGCTACAGCTGGACACCGATCATCACCTGCGACGGAGCCCATCACGTCAACGCCACCTACTACTCCGATGTTCGAGTACCGGTGAATATGCTTGTGGGTGAGGAGAACCAGGGGTGGCGGCTGATCACGACCCAGCTCAACCACGAGCGGGTCATGCTGGGGCCGGCGGGCCGCGTGGGTGGCCTCTACGACCGCATTCGCGACTGGGTGGTCGCCCACGGTCTGCTCGCCGAGCCCGACGTGCGGCGTGCGCTCGGAGAGATCCACGCAACGTATCGGCTGAACGAACTGCTCAACTGGCAGGTCGCCTCGAGTGACGCGGAGGCGATCGACATTGCCGATGCTTCGGCAACGAAAGTGTTTGCCACCGAGCGGATCCAGCGCATCGGAAGGCTCGTGGAGGAGATCATCGGACGCTACGGTGACCCGTCCGACCCGGATACGGCCCACCTGATGACCTGGCTCGACATGCAGACGAAGCGAAACCTGGTCATCACCTTCGGTGGGGGAGTCAACGAGGTGATGCGCGAACTGATCGCGACGGCAGGCCTGAAGCTTCCCCGAGTACCGCGATAG
- a CDS encoding lipid-transfer protein, which yields MKGLSGKAVIAGIGATDFSKDSGRSELRLAAEAVLAALDDAGLTPADVDGLTSFTMDTNTEAAVARSVGIPDLKFFSRIHYGGGAACATVQQAAMAVATGVADVVVAYRAFNERSGMRFGQVNSGLVQQVNSSGTDNAFSYPHGLSTPAAFVAMVAQRYMHEYGATSADFGRIAVTDRKHAANNPQAFFYGKPITLEDHQNSRFIAEPLHLLDCCQESDGGIAIVVTSPERARNLRQKPAVIAAAAQGSGSDQYIMTSYYRPELAGLPEMALVGRQLWEQAGLGPQDIDMAVLYDHFTPYVLMQLEELGFCGRGEAKDFIADGAIDIGGRLPLNTHGGQLGEAYIHGMNGIAEGVRQIRGTSVNQVKDVQHVLVTAGTGVPTSGLVLTA from the coding sequence ATGAAGGGATTGTCGGGGAAGGCTGTCATCGCCGGCATCGGCGCCACCGATTTCTCGAAGGATTCCGGACGCAGCGAATTGCGGTTGGCGGCCGAGGCCGTGCTCGCGGCACTGGACGACGCCGGCCTGACACCGGCCGACGTCGACGGGCTCACCTCGTTCACCATGGACACCAATACCGAGGCGGCCGTGGCCCGTTCGGTCGGGATCCCGGACCTGAAATTCTTCAGCCGCATCCACTACGGCGGCGGAGCGGCGTGTGCGACCGTGCAGCAGGCTGCGATGGCCGTGGCGACCGGGGTCGCCGACGTGGTGGTGGCGTACCGGGCATTCAACGAGCGTTCCGGAATGCGGTTCGGCCAGGTGAATTCGGGTCTGGTGCAGCAGGTGAATTCCTCGGGGACCGACAACGCGTTCTCGTACCCGCACGGCCTGTCCACTCCGGCCGCATTCGTCGCGATGGTGGCCCAGCGCTACATGCACGAGTACGGCGCGACGAGTGCCGACTTCGGCCGGATCGCCGTCACCGACCGGAAGCACGCGGCCAACAACCCGCAGGCCTTCTTCTACGGCAAACCGATCACCCTCGAGGATCACCAGAACTCCCGGTTCATCGCCGAACCCCTGCACCTCCTCGACTGCTGTCAGGAGTCCGACGGCGGCATCGCGATTGTCGTCACCTCGCCCGAGCGAGCCAGGAATTTGAGGCAGAAACCCGCTGTGATCGCGGCAGCAGCGCAGGGGAGCGGCAGCGACCAGTACATCATGACGAGCTATTACCGGCCCGAACTCGCGGGATTACCGGAAATGGCACTGGTGGGCAGGCAGCTGTGGGAACAGGCGGGGCTCGGGCCGCAGGACATCGATATGGCGGTGCTCTACGACCACTTCACTCCCTACGTATTGATGCAGCTCGAGGAACTCGGGTTCTGCGGTCGCGGAGAGGCCAAGGACTTCATCGCCGACGGTGCCATCGACATCGGCGGCCGGCTACCCCTCAACACTCACGGCGGCCAGCTCGGCGAGGCCTACATCCACGGGATGAACGGCATCGCCGAGGGCGTCCGGCAGATCCGCGGCACGTCGGTGAACCAGGTGAAGGACGTGCAGCACGTGCTCGTCACCGCGGGGACGGGTGTCCCGACGTCAGGTCTGGTGCTGACGGCCTGA
- a CDS encoding MaoC family dehydratase, producing the protein MTSTLDVTVGTTLPELAIAGDPTFVVSSALATRDFQDVHHDRDLAQKRGSKDIFVNILTDTGLVQRFVTDWAGPTAVIKSIALRLGVPWYAYDTLTLSGTVAAIDEGVVSLDVLGRNSLGYHITSQVTLVLNGTTNGAGA; encoded by the coding sequence ATGACCTCTACTCTCGACGTCACGGTCGGCACCACCCTGCCGGAGCTCGCGATTGCAGGCGATCCCACGTTCGTGGTGTCGTCCGCGCTGGCCACCCGCGATTTTCAGGACGTCCACCACGACCGCGATCTGGCGCAGAAGCGAGGGTCGAAGGACATCTTCGTGAACATCCTCACCGACACCGGTCTGGTGCAGCGGTTCGTGACCGACTGGGCAGGTCCGACCGCCGTCATCAAGTCGATCGCGCTCCGGCTCGGAGTTCCGTGGTACGCCTACGACACCTTGACGCTCAGCGGAACAGTGGCCGCGATCGACGAAGGTGTCGTCAGCCTCGACGTGCTCGGCAGGAACTCGCTCGGTTACCACATCACGTCGCAGGTGACGCTCGTGCTGAACGGAACCACGAACGGAGCCGGGGCATGA
- a CDS encoding acyl-CoA dehydrogenase family protein, translated as MDFTRDETQEAIAQVATGLLDRDLEGDALWRAFAEADLLTLALPERLGGEGLSVTDVGALLTEVGRSAAVIPALATLGFGVLPLVALGDERQQGELLSGLADGRTFTAALAEPGRPFPAPPSVTAVAEGSDYLVTGCVVAVPYAEGAHRILVPTDVGVVLVQPGSDGVSLTPTPSSSGSPEFAVTFDGARGELLAGGPEAVQQLYRIALASIGAVADGLLSGATLLAGGHLATRQQFGKPLATFQAVAQQIADVYVTSRTLHVSALSASWRVSQGLDAQDDLDVMAYWIAAEVPAAMQVLHHLHGGIGVDVTYPLHRYYSTAKDLARLVGGASYRLDLVGARCSSI; from the coding sequence GTGGACTTCACCCGAGACGAGACTCAGGAGGCGATCGCCCAGGTTGCGACGGGACTTCTGGACCGCGACCTCGAGGGCGACGCTCTGTGGCGCGCCTTTGCCGAGGCCGACCTGCTCACACTCGCGTTACCCGAACGTCTCGGTGGGGAGGGCCTCTCGGTCACCGACGTCGGTGCGCTGCTCACCGAGGTCGGGCGCAGTGCGGCGGTCATCCCCGCCCTCGCGACGCTGGGTTTCGGGGTGCTGCCCCTCGTTGCACTCGGTGACGAGAGGCAACAGGGCGAGTTGCTGAGCGGGCTTGCGGACGGACGAACCTTCACCGCGGCGCTCGCCGAGCCCGGGAGGCCGTTCCCGGCGCCGCCGTCGGTGACCGCGGTGGCGGAGGGGAGCGACTACCTCGTCACCGGATGCGTCGTGGCCGTCCCCTATGCCGAAGGTGCCCACCGCATCCTCGTGCCGACCGACGTCGGCGTCGTGCTGGTGCAGCCGGGGTCGGACGGGGTGTCGTTGACTCCCACACCCTCGTCGTCCGGCAGTCCCGAATTCGCCGTCACCTTCGACGGAGCGCGGGGTGAACTCCTCGCCGGTGGACCGGAAGCGGTCCAGCAGCTCTATCGGATCGCCCTCGCCTCCATCGGTGCCGTGGCCGACGGGTTGCTCTCGGGAGCAACACTTCTGGCGGGTGGGCATCTCGCCACCCGGCAGCAGTTCGGCAAGCCGTTGGCGACGTTCCAGGCGGTCGCCCAGCAGATCGCCGACGTCTATGTCACCTCCCGCACCTTGCACGTGTCCGCACTGTCGGCATCGTGGCGGGTGTCGCAGGGGCTCGACGCTCAGGACGACCTCGATGTGATGGCGTACTGGATCGCCGCGGAGGTTCCCGCAGCCATGCAGGTGCTGCACCACCTCCACGGCGGAATCGGCGTCGACGTCACCTATCCGCTGCACCGCTACTACTCGACTGCCAAAGATCTGGCGCGTCTCGTCGGCGGCGCCTCGTACCGACTCGACCTCGTGGGGGCCCGGTGTTCATCGATCTGA
- a CDS encoding flavin-containing monooxygenase: MTTEQFDTIVIGAGQAGLATGYHLARRKQRFVILDAHDRVGDVWRERFDSLRLYSPAKYDGLPGWGIPARSWTWPGKDEVADYFEAYAGRFSLPVRTGVTVDGLSRGGDGYVVTAGAQTFEATNVVVASGTWQTPVIPDLAEQLDPRIRQLHSSDYRNPAQLQDGPVLVVGCSHSGADIALEVSRAHRTTICGPVRGEVPFDIEGRAAHIAIPIMWFMANHILTERTPMGRKMRPHVRSGGGPLLRVKRADLADAGVEHFPAKVTGVRDGRPVLDDGTELDVRNIIWCTGFTKDTSWIRIPVTGADGWPEQSRGVSPDHPGLYFVGLPFLRAFASMLTGGVGRDAEYVAKHIARRSNRPEVRPSAPDLTSGHPSPR; the protein is encoded by the coding sequence ATGACTACAGAACAGTTCGACACGATCGTGATCGGCGCCGGGCAGGCCGGTCTCGCGACCGGATACCACCTCGCCAGGCGCAAGCAACGGTTCGTCATTCTCGACGCCCACGACCGGGTGGGTGACGTGTGGCGGGAGCGGTTCGACTCGCTCCGTCTCTACAGCCCAGCCAAATACGACGGCCTGCCCGGTTGGGGCATTCCCGCACGTTCGTGGACATGGCCCGGCAAAGACGAGGTGGCCGACTACTTCGAGGCGTATGCGGGCAGGTTTTCCCTCCCCGTTCGCACCGGTGTCACGGTGGACGGACTTTCGCGGGGCGGCGACGGGTACGTCGTCACAGCCGGGGCCCAGACTTTCGAGGCCACCAATGTCGTGGTCGCGTCCGGCACCTGGCAGACACCTGTCATCCCGGATCTCGCCGAGCAACTCGACCCCCGGATCAGGCAACTGCACTCCAGCGACTACCGCAACCCCGCCCAGTTGCAGGACGGACCCGTGCTGGTGGTCGGGTGCAGCCACTCCGGCGCGGACATCGCGTTGGAGGTTTCTCGAGCACATCGGACCACGATCTGCGGCCCTGTCCGCGGCGAGGTGCCGTTCGACATCGAGGGACGCGCCGCGCACATCGCGATCCCGATCATGTGGTTCATGGCCAATCACATTCTCACGGAACGCACTCCGATGGGACGGAAGATGCGACCGCACGTCCGGTCCGGCGGCGGCCCACTCCTACGGGTCAAGCGAGCCGACCTTGCCGATGCCGGGGTAGAACACTTCCCCGCGAAAGTCACGGGCGTGCGCGATGGCAGGCCCGTCCTCGACGACGGAACCGAGTTGGACGTCCGAAACATTATCTGGTGCACGGGTTTCACCAAGGACACCTCGTGGATCCGGATCCCGGTGACCGGCGCCGACGGATGGCCCGAGCAATCCCGCGGGGTCTCGCCGGACCATCCCGGACTGTACTTCGTGGGTCTCCCGTTCCTCCGGGCGTTCGCCTCGATGCTCACCGGCGGTGTCGGCAGAGATGCCGAGTACGTCGCGAAACACATTGCGCGGCGGAGTAACAGGCCGGAGGTCAGGCCGTCAGCACCAGACCTGACGTCGGGACACCCGTCCCCGCGGTGA
- a CDS encoding bifunctional MaoC family dehydratase N-terminal/OB-fold nucleic acid binding domain-containing protein — protein MSAEQILVAAEKVRSAGPSAPRPGRDPVNLPMIRNWVEAIGDRNPIYVDEDAARAAGHDGIVAPPAMAQVWTMQGLHAERQPDDPLGRMTTILDEAGYTSVVATNCDQTYHRYLKVGEEVTISTTLEDVVGPKKTGLGEGWFFTTRSRWTVADDEGADEVVAEMLFRILKFAPKPAEPVAPSANGQSASFDDLDPSKMMRPSASQDTQFFWDGVAAHELRIQKRADGSLQHPPVPALWKDKAESTDYLVASGRGTVFSFVVHHGPKVPGRSLPFVVALVELEEGVRMLGELRGMESSAVSVGMPVEAIYLDFPGDDDTGGAPWTLYAWQPATKEH, from the coding sequence ATGAGTGCCGAACAGATCCTCGTTGCAGCCGAGAAGGTCCGATCCGCCGGTCCCAGCGCACCGCGGCCCGGACGGGACCCGGTCAACCTACCGATGATTCGCAACTGGGTAGAGGCGATCGGCGACCGGAACCCCATCTACGTCGACGAGGACGCCGCGCGGGCCGCAGGTCACGACGGTATCGTCGCCCCACCGGCGATGGCGCAGGTATGGACCATGCAGGGGCTGCACGCCGAACGCCAGCCCGACGACCCGCTGGGCCGCATGACGACCATCCTCGACGAGGCCGGGTACACGTCCGTCGTCGCCACCAACTGCGATCAGACCTACCACCGCTACCTGAAGGTCGGTGAGGAGGTCACCATCTCCACGACGCTCGAAGACGTCGTGGGACCGAAGAAGACGGGCCTCGGCGAGGGGTGGTTCTTCACCACCCGCAGCCGGTGGACGGTCGCGGACGACGAGGGCGCCGACGAGGTCGTGGCCGAGATGCTTTTCCGCATCCTGAAGTTCGCCCCGAAACCCGCTGAACCGGTGGCACCTTCGGCGAACGGTCAGAGCGCGTCCTTCGACGACCTGGACCCATCGAAGATGATGCGGCCCAGCGCATCTCAGGACACCCAATTCTTCTGGGACGGTGTCGCCGCGCACGAATTGCGTATCCAGAAGCGGGCGGACGGGTCCCTGCAGCATCCGCCGGTACCGGCGCTGTGGAAGGACAAGGCGGAGTCGACGGACTACCTCGTGGCCTCCGGCCGCGGCACCGTGTTCAGTTTCGTCGTTCATCACGGGCCGAAAGTGCCGGGGCGCTCACTGCCCTTCGTGGTGGCCCTCGTCGAACTCGAGGAGGGTGTCCGCATGCTCGGTGAACTGCGCGGCATGGAGTCGTCCGCGGTGAGCGTGGGAATGCCCGTGGAGGCGATCTACCTCGACTTTCCCGGCGACGACGACACCGGTGGGGCGCCGTGGACCCTGTACGCGTGGCAGCCTGCGACGAAGGAGCACTGA
- the kstR gene encoding cholesterol catabolism transcriptional regulator KstR produces MTTSSRSRPTTVAAATLGEDDLSSNAQKERRKRILDATLALASKGGYEAVQMRAVAERADVAVGTLYRYFPSKVHLLVSALAREFERIDSRGKNPPGSNPLERMQLILSQITRAMQRDPLLTEAMTRAFMFADASAAAEVDQVGKLMDRLFARAMTDTEPTEDQLAVARVISDVWLSNLVAWLTRRSSATDVANRLELTVELLLGDGSRRPE; encoded by the coding sequence ATGACGACCAGCTCTCGATCCCGTCCCACGACAGTCGCTGCGGCGACGCTGGGCGAGGACGATCTCAGTTCCAACGCGCAGAAGGAACGGCGCAAGCGGATCCTCGACGCCACCCTGGCCCTCGCCTCCAAGGGCGGATACGAAGCCGTGCAGATGCGAGCGGTCGCGGAACGCGCGGACGTTGCGGTCGGGACCCTGTACCGCTACTTCCCATCCAAGGTGCACCTGCTGGTCTCGGCACTGGCGCGCGAGTTCGAGCGCATCGATTCGCGGGGCAAGAATCCGCCGGGCAGCAATCCGCTCGAGCGCATGCAGCTCATCCTCAGCCAGATCACTCGCGCGATGCAGCGTGACCCGCTGCTGACCGAGGCGATGACACGGGCGTTCATGTTCGCCGACGCCTCCGCCGCCGCCGAGGTCGATCAGGTGGGCAAGCTCATGGACCGGCTGTTCGCGCGGGCCATGACCGACACCGAGCCCACCGAGGACCAGCTGGCCGTCGCTCGCGTCATCTCCGACGTCTGGTTGTCGAATCTGGTGGCCTGGCTCACACGCCGTTCCTCTGCCACAGATGTGGCGAATCGGCTGGAACTCACCGTCGAACTGCTCCTCGGTGACGGAAGCCGCAGACCCGAATAA
- a CDS encoding acyl-CoA dehydrogenase gives MTIATTEEQRAAAGSIQAWARSTDPLVTVRQGPADSWRTSWSSFASLGIFSVAVPDAVGGSGAEIVDLAAMIEQAATELVPGPVLPTALAALVVGRSSGAAAKTWSENLADGKIPCAVALGSPPVNATLADDGGLVITGDAGFAIGADSGMSVLLAADPGDGVVWCLVDGESAGLEVAPADTIDKSRPLARIRCTGVAVAPDRVITGLREGLVRDLAATLAAAEASGVARWCLRTAVDYAKIREQFGKPIGSFQAIKHLCAEMLCRVEASSAAAWDAAVAAEGAWDADGGELPIAASVAAAVTLDAAVETAKDCIQVLGGIGFTWEHDAHFYLRRSTSLRQLLGGSTRWRARVAELTRGGARRHLSLDLSELADERARIRAEVTELVALPDSERRAALAESGYLAPHWPEPYGRGARAAEQILIEQELAAVGVTRPDLVIGWWAVPTILEHGSPEQIERFAMPTLRGDIIWCQLFSEPGAGSDLAALRTSAVKVDGGWTLSGQKVWTSRAHEADWAICLARTDRDAPKHKGITYFLVDMTSPGITISPLREITGDALFNEVYLEDVFVPDDLVVGNLGDGWKLARTTLANERVAMGGGSSLGAAMEELLTLAGEGDPVTDDRLGRLIAGALVGSVLELRTTLRQLDGQDPGAESSVRKLVGVRQRQEVAEFAMELGGVDGWVESPLSREFLNTRCLSIAGGTTQILLTVAAERILGLPRS, from the coding sequence GTGACTATCGCCACCACCGAGGAACAGAGGGCTGCAGCGGGTTCGATCCAGGCGTGGGCGCGGTCCACGGACCCGCTCGTCACAGTACGCCAGGGACCAGCGGATTCGTGGCGCACGTCCTGGTCGTCCTTCGCGTCGCTCGGGATCTTCTCCGTTGCCGTACCCGATGCGGTCGGTGGCTCGGGCGCGGAGATCGTCGACCTCGCCGCGATGATCGAGCAGGCTGCAACTGAACTCGTCCCGGGTCCTGTTCTGCCCACCGCGCTGGCGGCTCTGGTCGTCGGGCGCAGCTCCGGCGCGGCCGCGAAGACCTGGTCCGAAAATCTCGCCGACGGGAAGATTCCGTGCGCGGTCGCTCTCGGCAGTCCGCCGGTGAACGCCACCCTCGCCGACGACGGGGGGCTGGTGATCACCGGAGACGCCGGTTTCGCGATCGGTGCCGACTCTGGAATGTCGGTGCTGCTGGCGGCCGACCCCGGCGACGGCGTCGTGTGGTGCCTGGTCGACGGCGAGTCCGCCGGACTCGAGGTGGCTCCCGCCGACACGATCGACAAGAGCCGGCCGCTCGCCCGCATCCGGTGCACAGGCGTTGCCGTCGCACCGGACCGCGTGATCACCGGGCTGCGGGAGGGGCTGGTCCGGGATCTCGCGGCCACGCTGGCTGCGGCGGAGGCGTCGGGGGTCGCGCGCTGGTGCCTGCGCACCGCGGTGGACTACGCCAAGATTCGCGAGCAGTTCGGTAAACCCATCGGCTCGTTTCAGGCGATCAAACACCTGTGCGCCGAGATGCTGTGCCGCGTCGAAGCGTCGAGTGCCGCGGCCTGGGACGCCGCGGTGGCGGCCGAAGGCGCGTGGGACGCAGACGGCGGTGAACTGCCCATCGCCGCTTCCGTCGCTGCGGCGGTCACACTCGACGCCGCGGTGGAGACCGCCAAGGACTGCATCCAGGTGCTCGGCGGGATCGGCTTTACCTGGGAACACGACGCCCACTTCTATCTGCGCCGGTCGACGTCGCTGCGACAGTTGCTCGGTGGGTCGACGAGGTGGCGCGCGAGGGTAGCCGAACTCACCCGTGGCGGCGCCCGCAGGCACCTGTCCCTCGATCTCTCGGAACTCGCCGACGAGCGGGCCCGGATCCGGGCCGAGGTGACTGAACTGGTCGCGCTGCCCGACTCCGAGCGTCGCGCCGCACTCGCCGAGTCGGGCTACCTTGCGCCGCACTGGCCCGAACCGTACGGGCGAGGAGCGCGGGCCGCCGAACAGATCCTCATCGAGCAGGAGCTGGCCGCAGTCGGTGTGACACGGCCGGACCTGGTGATCGGGTGGTGGGCGGTGCCCACCATTCTCGAGCACGGAAGTCCGGAGCAGATCGAGCGATTCGCGATGCCCACTCTGCGCGGCGACATCATCTGGTGCCAGCTGTTCAGTGAGCCGGGGGCCGGTTCGGACCTGGCGGCCCTGCGCACGTCCGCCGTGAAGGTCGACGGCGGATGGACACTGTCGGGCCAGAAGGTGTGGACCTCGCGGGCTCACGAGGCGGACTGGGCGATCTGCCTCGCCCGCACCGACCGTGATGCGCCGAAACACAAGGGCATCACTTACTTTCTCGTCGATATGACAAGCCCGGGAATCACGATTTCACCGCTTCGCGAGATCACCGGCGACGCCCTGTTCAACGAGGTCTATCTGGAAGACGTGTTCGTACCCGACGATCTCGTGGTCGGCAATCTCGGTGACGGCTGGAAGCTGGCCCGCACCACCCTGGCCAACGAGCGAGTCGCGATGGGCGGGGGGTCGTCGCTGGGCGCGGCAATGGAAGAGCTGCTGACACTCGCAGGTGAAGGCGATCCGGTGACGGACGATCGGCTCGGCCGATTGATCGCAGGCGCGCTCGTCGGGTCCGTGCTCGAACTGCGCACCACCCTTCGGCAGCTCGACGGCCAGGATCCTGGAGCGGAGTCGAGCGTGCGCAAGCTGGTGGGTGTCCGCCAGCGCCAGGAAGTGGCGGAATTCGCCATGGAACTCGGCGGCGTCGACGGCTGGGTGGAAAGTCCGCTCTCGCGCGAGTTCCTCAACACACGATGCTTGTCCATCGCCGGCGGCACGACGCAGATTCTTCTGACCGTCGCGGCGGAACGCATTCTCGGACTGCCCCGATCCTGA
- a CDS encoding helix-turn-helix transcriptional regulator: protein MSDDTSALRTGREAYTRQDWSVAYTQLSNADRQEPLGGTDLERLAVAAYLIGEDDAATEFWTRAVNQWGRSSDPVSAARCAFWLGLALSLRGEQVRGGGWLGRAQKLLDTTGVDCPERGYLLVPLGLQRLAEGDGAAAREVFSTAAVIGERFADPDLISLGALGTGHALIVLGRHLDGVAAFDEAMIRVTSEEVSPIVTGIVYCAVIEQCQRIFDLRRSQEWTAALTRWCSAQPDLVPYRGQCLVHRAEILQLQGAWAESMEAARRAHRRLTQPTVHAAVGSASYLMAELHRLRGEFAQAEKLYTEANKWGRPPRPGLALLRMMQGRVGSAVACIRREVDETLDPLEQARLLPACVEIMLAAHDVASARAAAAALETLAARLDIPYLHAVAAQASGSVLLAESQAQNAVAVLREAWERWNLIGAPYEAARVRELIGRACRELGDVDTARMEFDLAAATYRDLAAAPDLERVRTEVGTESSASPLTPRELNVLRLVAAGKTNRAVAEDLFLSEKTVARHLSNIFLKLGISSRSAATAYAYEHRLVEPSA from the coding sequence ATGTCCGACGACACGTCGGCGCTCCGGACCGGCCGCGAGGCCTACACCCGGCAAGACTGGAGCGTCGCCTATACCCAACTGTCGAACGCCGATCGGCAGGAACCGCTCGGGGGTACGGATCTCGAGCGACTCGCGGTCGCTGCCTATCTGATCGGTGAGGACGACGCCGCTACCGAGTTCTGGACGCGGGCCGTGAACCAGTGGGGACGCAGCAGCGATCCCGTGAGCGCGGCGCGCTGCGCATTCTGGCTCGGACTCGCCCTGTCCCTCAGAGGTGAGCAGGTTCGCGGTGGCGGCTGGTTGGGCAGGGCACAGAAGCTACTGGACACCACGGGTGTCGACTGCCCCGAACGCGGCTACCTCCTGGTCCCCCTGGGACTCCAGCGCCTGGCCGAGGGAGACGGCGCCGCAGCGCGGGAGGTGTTCTCCACCGCAGCAGTCATCGGTGAACGGTTCGCCGATCCCGACCTCATCTCGCTGGGCGCGCTCGGGACGGGCCATGCGCTGATCGTGCTGGGGCGCCACCTCGACGGCGTTGCGGCCTTCGACGAGGCCATGATCCGGGTGACGTCCGAGGAGGTGTCTCCCATCGTCACCGGAATCGTGTATTGCGCTGTGATCGAGCAGTGCCAGCGCATTTTCGACCTCCGCCGCTCGCAGGAATGGACTGCCGCACTGACGCGGTGGTGTTCGGCGCAGCCGGACCTGGTGCCCTACCGCGGCCAATGCCTCGTCCACCGTGCCGAGATCCTGCAACTGCAGGGCGCGTGGGCGGAATCCATGGAGGCGGCCCGGCGTGCACACCGAAGACTCACCCAGCCGACGGTGCACGCCGCCGTGGGGTCCGCCAGCTATCTGATGGCTGAGCTCCATCGACTGCGCGGTGAGTTCGCGCAGGCCGAAAAGCTGTACACGGAAGCGAACAAGTGGGGTAGGCCGCCGCGGCCCGGGCTTGCCCTGCTGCGAATGATGCAGGGCCGGGTCGGCAGCGCGGTGGCCTGCATCCGGCGTGAGGTGGACGAGACGCTCGATCCACTCGAGCAGGCACGACTCCTCCCGGCATGCGTCGAGATCATGCTCGCCGCGCACGACGTCGCATCGGCCCGCGCCGCCGCAGCAGCACTCGAAACCCTCGCCGCACGCCTCGACATCCCTTACCTCCACGCCGTGGCCGCGCAGGCGTCGGGGTCGGTTCTGCTCGCGGAATCCCAGGCTCAGAACGCAGTGGCCGTCCTCCGCGAGGCGTGGGAACGGTGGAACCTGATCGGGGCGCCGTACGAGGCGGCACGCGTGCGGGAGCTGATCGGGCGGGCGTGCCGCGAGCTCGGCGACGTGGACACCGCGCGGATGGAGTTCGATCTCGCCGCCGCGACCTACCGCGACCTGGCCGCTGCTCCCGATCTGGAACGGGTACGGACGGAAGTCGGAACCGAATCCTCGGCTTCGCCCCTGACTCCCCGTGAGCTGAATGTGCTCCGCCTCGTGGCCGCGGGGAAGACGAATCGCGCCGTCGCCGAGGACCTGTTCCTCAGCGAGAAGACGGTGGCCCGGCATCTGAGCAACATCTTCCTCAAACTGGGAATCTCTTCCCGCTCCGCTGCGACCGCGTATGCCTACGAGCATCGTCTCGTGGAGCCGTCTGCATAG